The stretch of DNA CCAAGTCAACCGATTTTAGGGGATTGTTCTGGGGAAGGGACATCCCTCTCTTTCTCTCGGAGCGAGAAATAGGGGTGGGTCGGGGAAGAAGAAAGCCCTTGGGGTTTTTCATAAACAGGGTGTTAAGTACATCACAATGTCTTATGTTCCGTTCGAGCGATTATCTCGTTCTGAAGGTCAGTGCCGAGATGGCAGAAGTAATCGCTGTAGCCCGCTACCCGGACGATGAGGTTGCGGTATTCCTCCGGTTTCCTTTGGGCTTCTTTTAATGTCTCCGCGCTTACTACATTGAACTGGATATGGTGTCCATCCAACTTGAAGAAAGCCCGAATGAGATGTAGCAACTTGTTGATACCCTCTTCGTCCTTTAATAGGTCGGGCATAAACTTCTGATTGAGCAGGGTTCCTCCGGTTCTCGCATGGTCGAGTTTGGCGACCGATTTGATCACCGCGGTAGGTCCCTTTGTATCAGCACCCTGGCTGGGGGATATGCCATCGGAAAGGGGCATGCCCGCTCTTCTTCCATTGGGTGTTGCCCCCACAACTTGGCCAAAGTAGATATGGACAGTGGTGGGGAGCAGATTTACCCGATACTTTCCTCCCTTGGTGTTGGGCCTTCCGTCGAGTACCTCGAAATATGCCTCGAAGAGCTCCTTCATAATATCATCCGCGTAATCGTCGTCGTTGCCGTATTTTGGGGTTTCGTTCACCAGCCTCAGGCGGATATCCTCCTTCCCCTCGAAGTTTTTCCTTAAGGCGTCGAGTAGCTCCTCCATAGTGAAGTTCTTCTTGTCGAATATGTGATATTTGATCGCGGACATCGAATCGGTTAAGGTGCCTACGCCAACCCCCTGGATGTAAGTGGTTCTGTATCTTGGTCCTCGGGAGTGATAGTCTTCACCCTTCTCGATGCAGTCATCGAACAGAAGCGACATAAAGGGGGCAGGCATCCGGGTAGCATAGATCCTCTCGATGATGTTGTTTCCCTTTATCTTGATGTCCACGAAGTGCTTAAGCTGTTTTTTATATGCCTCCATAACCTCGGCGAAGGTCTTGAATTTGGTGGGGTCCCCGGTAGCAAGGCCGATCTTCTTCCCCGTATTCGGATCTACCCCGTTGTTCAAGGTGATTTCGAATATCTTCACCCAGTTCATATAGCCGGTTAAGATGCAGCTTTCTTTTCCAAATGCGCTGATGGTGACACAACCGCTGGGACCGCCCGATCTTGCGTCTTCTATTGATTTTCCTGCCCGGAGGAACTCTTGGATTATCACATCGGTGTTGAATATCGATGGTTGTCCGAAGCCGGTCTTGATGATCTTAAGAGCCCTTTTAAGGAGGCTGTCTGGGTTCTTCTTGCTCAACTGAACGCAGGAGCTCGGCTGAACGAGCCTCATCTCGTCTATCACATCGAGGATGAGATAGGAGAGCTCGTTGGTGGCGTCTGAGCCATCCTTCTTCAGCCCACCGACATTTATCAGGGCAAAATCGGTGTAGGTGGCGCTCTGTTCCTCGGTTATTCCCACCTTGGGCGGTGCTGGCTGATTGTTGAACTTTATCCAGAAGCACTCGAGGAGCTCCTTTGCCCGCTCCTTGGTCAGGGTACCCTCCGCCAACCCCCTCTTATAGAAAGGATAAAGGTGTTGATCCAACCTCCCCGGGTTGAAGGAATCCCAGGTGTTCAGCTCTATGGTTACCCCGAGATGGACGAACCAGTACATCTGGAGCGCCTCCCAGAAATCCCTTGGAGGATGGGCGGGTACCCAGGAACAGATCTCGGCGATCCTCGTAAGCTCCTTCCTCCTTTCCGGATCGTCTTCTTTTTCTGCAAGCTCCCTCGCCTTTTCCGCATACCTCTCCGCAAACCGGATCAGCGCATCGGCAGCTATCTCCATAGCCTGAAGCTCCTGGTCCTTATCGTAGGCCAGGGGATCGTTGAAGAAGTCGAGCGCCTCCCTCGCCCTTCTTATCTCCTGTTTGAGATCGAGGAGCCCCTTCTTATATATCTTGTCGTCGAGGATGGCATGGCCCGGTGCCCGCTGTTCCATAAACTCGGTGAACACCCCTGCTTCGAAGGCGTCGAGCCATTCTCGGGACATCGAGGAGAATATCGCCTCCCGGATGGTCTTTCCCCTCCAGAAGGGGATGATCTTCTCCTTGTACACCTTCCTCACCTCATCGCTTACGATGAACGGGGTTCTCCTTCGCGAATTGAGTATCTCGAGGTCCTCGAGACTATGGCAGCAGAGCTCGGGATAGGTGGGGGTTGCCTTTGGAGCTGGTCCTTTTTCCCCCACGATCAGTTCGCCATCGTTGATGCATATCTCCTTGTTCTCCAAGATATATTTGAAAGCAAGAGCCCGTCTCACCGGCTCGGATAAGCGGTTGCCCATATTCTTTGCATAAAACTCCGTTATGAGTTCCGCCCTCTCTGCGGAGATGTAGGGAGCGGTGTTTACGCTTTGTTCCCGTAGTTTCTTAACCCTTTCGTTCATAGTGCTCACCCTCCGACTTTTACCCTTATTCCGAATCCCCTTAACTCATCGACCACCTGGGAGATCCTCTCCTCCGATGGTGGCTGAGCCTTAAATTCTCTTCCCCGGCTTATCAACCTCCTTCCCTTTTCCACCCCTCCTTTGTGGTAGGGGAGGATGTCGATCTCCTCCACCCCCCTTAATCGGGAGACGAACTCGGCGATAGCTCTGATCTCATCTCGGTCATCATTTATCCCGGGGATTAGCGGTATGCGGATGAAGATACGGCTACCGGCGGAAGATAGAACTTCTAAGTTCTTGAGTATCAGTTCATTATCCACGCCGGTGTAGCGTTTGTGCCTTTTTTCATTCATCAGCTTGATATCGTAGAGGAAGAGATCCGTTTTCTTAATCAGCCGTAATAACTCGTTGGTGTCGGCGTAGCCTGAGGTGTCCACCGCCGTGTGGATCCCCTTCTCCTTACAGGCGCTGAGAAGGGCGTAGAGGAATTCGGGCTGAGCAAGGGGTTCTCCTCCAGAAAAGGTTACCCCTCCGCCAGATTCATCGTAGAAGATGATGTCCTTTTCTACCTCCTCCATCACCTCGTCTACGGTAGCCTCCTTTCCTACCATCTCTCTGGCATTTGCCGGGCATACCGAAACACAAACGCCGCAGAGCTTGCACCTTTCGGGATCAGTTGTGGGAAAGCCGTTTGAGCTCGATATCGCCTTATTAGGGCAGGCGAGGATACATCTTCCGCACCCGATACACCTCCCTCTCCAGAACATAAGCTCGGGCTCAGGTTTCTGACTTTCCGGATTGTGGCACCAGAAACAGGCAAGAGGGCATCCCTTGAGGAATACCGTCGTCCTTATGCCGGGACCATCGTGGATGGAATACCTTTTTATATCGAATATAACCCCTTTGATCACCGGTCGCGCCTCTTAAGCCTTCTCCTTGATCTCATTCTCATAAAAGGAGTAATACCTCTTGATGAATCTCTTCTGGACCTCAAAACCCCAATGGACATCACGAAGGAACCTCGCTGCTCCCTCTCTGTCCCCTTCCTCTATCAGCCTTATCAATTCCTCATGCTCCTTTATGGAGGCTTCCTCCCACTCCCTCACATAGCCCTTCCTCCTCGGGAAGTCGTAAAGACGCTGTTTCAGTGTCATCACCCATCTTACCAGCCTCTCATTCTGGGAAAGATCGAGATAGACATTGTGGAAGGCGAGGTTCTTTTCGTAATAGAGGTCAAAGTTGTCCTTTTCGATCGCTTTTTGCATCTCGAGGTTTAGTTTCTTCATCTTCTCGATGTGGCCGGAGGAGAGCTTATCGAAGACCTCGAGCAGTACCGAGGAGGCGAGGGCTCCGATGATCTGATAAGAATCCTTTATGTCCTTGAGGGTCAGACGATTCACCAGAACCCCGCGCCGGGGGAGGATGGTTACGAAGCCCTCGGAATCGAGCTGGATCAGGGCGTCCCTCAACGGGGTTTTGCTTATGCCGAGCTCTCTGCTTAACCTGTTGAGATTTATGAAGGAGCCGGGAAGGAGGTTTCCTTTATTCATTTCGCTTCTTAGATAATCGTAGACCTGCTCCCGCAATAGCTTAAGATTGATGATTTCCTTTTTCCTCATAAGCAGTCCGCACCATCTATGTGCCCTAAGTATCTAATATGTAATATATCAGATATCAGAGGGAGGAGTCAAGGGAAAATCTCGCCTCGCCTTCGAAGGAGGTTGATATCCTTGACAAGCGGAGAAAAATCCCTATTATGAAGGGGGTGAAGGATGAAATTGATACCTCCAGGGTGAGAGAGATCACTGATGAAGGGAAAGAAGCTATTCCTTTCTGGTTTTTTTTATGCGAGCCACCAGCTTAGACTTCCCGGAGGACGAAAGGAGCCCCTTCACCGCCATCGTTTCAAGATAGAGGCGGTGGTGGAGAGGGGGAGGGACTCGTTTCCCCTTCCCGAACTTATCCGGGCGTTCGAGGAGAGCATTCGTCCCTTTGACGAGGCAAATGTGAACGAGATCCCCGAGTTTAAAGAGGAGCTGAACCCCTCCACCGAGAATATGGCTTATTACCTTTTCGGGAGGCTGGAGAGGCTCCTTCCCAAAAACTGCCATCTGAGAAAGGTAACCCTCTGGGAGACGGAGGATTCCGCTGCCTCCTACATCGTGGTTGGGGTCTTATAAGAGGGAGGTTTTTCGATGTGGTCCTTATGGCTTCAATTTATCATCTTCTCTGCCATCATCATCTATGCTGGCATAAGGCTTTCTTTCTTGGGGGATAAGATAGCGGAGAAAACAGGTTGGGGGAGGACCTTCATCGGGGTTGCCTTCCTCGCCCTGGCGACCTCTCTGCCCGAGGTGACCACTTCCCTTGCTGCTGTTTCCATCAGGGCGGTTGATATCGGGGTGGGGAATATCTTGGGGAGCAACGCCTTCAACCTGTTGATAGCTGGTTTCGTCCTCCTCCTGGTGAAGAGGTTCTTCGGGACCCCCAAATCCCGGTCGAGTCATCTTCTTTCCGGCTCTTTGGGGATCCTACTTTGTGCCCTCGTCGGAGGAGCGATCCTCTTTCGCCGTCTCTCTCCGGGAAGCCTCCCCAGTCTTTGGGGAATAGGAGGGGAGTCCTTTATTCTGTTTCTGGTCTATCTTTTGGGAATGAGGATGATCTTCCGGGAGGAAAGAAGGATCATTGCCGAGGAGGAGCCCTCCATCCCTTCGGTTACCACCTCCTCCCTTGCACTATTTTCCTTTTTCGCCCTCTATACCGCTCTCATCCTCTTCTCCGGAATAAGGCTTGCTAAGCTCGGGGATGTAATTGCCACTCATCCCTTTTCCATTTTGGGGAGGAAGGTCCTTCTTGGGCAGACGGTGGTAGGGCTTTTTCTGATAGCGATAGTTACCTCTCTTCCCGAGCTCGTCGTCTCGATGACCTCTCTCAAGATCGGTGCTTACGATATGGCGGTGGGGAACCTTTTAGGGAGCAATATGTTCAACCTGATGATCTTCAGCTTCGCCGATTTCATCTATCCCCGTTCCTCCCTTTTCGCCTCGGCAAGCCTCGGTAATTTGGGAATAATCGCCCTCATCATCGCGATGACCGCGGTGGTGATGCTCGGTTCTGCCCTCCCCGGTGAAGAAAGGAGGTTCAAGCTCGAGGGATTGGCTATAATCTCCCTTTATTTTCTGGGGAGTTTTCTTCTGGTGAGGTTAAACCTGGTTATAAGATAAGGAGGAAGGGATATGGAATGCCCCAATTTGAAGAAGAACCTTGCTCGATGCAACTGCACCTATGAACCCTGTAGCCGTAAGGGAAAGTGTTGTGAATGCCTTGCTTATCACTTAAGCCATAGGGAGCTTCCCGCCTGCTTCTTCCCTCCGGAGGTGGAGCGGACCTACGATCGCTCAATCGAGCGTTTCCTTTCGCTCAACCGAGGATAGGGAGGCGGTCTTTTCTTCCTCGAGGTGTTCCGAGAGGATTTCCACGATATGGCGGACCCTGATCGAGAGACGGTTCCGCATTACCCCTTCCCTGAGGTAAATGATACACCCGGGGCAGTCGGTTGCCACCACCTCTGCCCCGGATTCTTTTATCTTCTCTATCTTCTTCTGGTTTATCTTGGTCGCCACTTCGGGGTAGAGGATGCTGAAGAGCCCCCCGAAACCACAACAGAGGTCCGCTCCCTTCATCTCCTTAAATTTCTCCCCCAAGGAGAGGGAAAGGAGCTTCCTCGGTTCCTCCTCAATCCCCTGAACCTTCTTCAGATGGCAGGGGTCGTGGTAGGTGGTAAGGCTGTCTTTCTCCTTTGGCAGAAAGTGGAATAGCTCCCGGTGGTGGTAGATGAATTCGGTTATATCCATTACCTTTATCTCCTTCCCCTTTCTGTTCTTGAACTGGTAGTAGTGTTTGAGAGCACCACCGCAGGTAGCGCAGGCGGTAACGATCGTTTCCACATCGGTTTTCTCAAAGGCGGAGATGTTTTTTTGAGCGAGTTTATTGGCGAGTTTGCTCATCCCAGAGTAAGAAGCAGGAAGACCACAGCATACCTGATCCCTCGGCACCACCACGGTGAACCCCGCTTTGGTGAGGAGGGCGATCGTCTTTTCCCCCACCTCAGGAAGGAGATAGTTGGTAGCACAGCCGACGAAGAAACCTATCTTGCCCCGTATCTTTCCTTCCCCTTCGTTTTCGCCCTGATATCGGGGAATGAAGAACCGGGAAGCGATGGGAGGAAATATCTTATGATAGCGAAGAAAGGGTATGGGGAAACGGAGCCTGAGTCCGCTTTCTTTAGGGATCTTCCTCAGGAATATCTTCTGAAGGATCCTTCCGAGAGAGAATAGAAACCGTTGCCATAAAGCTGGGTGAAATGCGGAGAGGATGAGTCTTCTCGTAAGCGGCACCCCGAAGGTATCGGAAAGCTCCTTCCTCGCGGGAAGCATTATACGGAGGTAATCGACGCTCATCGGGCAGTTCGCCTGGCAGGTACCGCAGAGAAGACAGAGGGAGAGAACCTTCAACAGCTCCTTTCTCTCCGGAATCTCGCCCGCCACCTTCTTTTCCACCAAGGCGAGCTTTCCCCGGGCGACTGCCGGTTCTACCCGAAGCACATCGAACACAGGGCACACGCTTCGGCACAAACCGCACTTAACACAGCGAAAAAGGACATCCTCCGGTAGTGCTTCAAGATGGTATTCGGGATACATCGTTTCTCCTATTTCAGATCAGGGTTTGTTCGATCCAATCGAGGTAATCGGCTGAGCCCTCGCTTATCTCGATCGCCACCACCTCAGGACATTCGTAGGAGTGGAGGGATTTTATCCTTTCTTCCACCCGGCTTACCAGGTTTTCCTTCGTCTTTATGAGGAGAAGCGTCTCCCCACTTTTCTCTATCTTCCCCTGCCACCAGTAGCGAGATCGGATCTTGGGGATGATGTTGACGCAGGCAGCGATCCTATCCTCAAGGAGGGCGTTTGCTATTTTCTCAGCTTCTTTCTCCGTCTCGGTGGTGGTAAATATGATAACCTTCTTTTCCATCCTCTCATCTCCCCCATCTTTAAGCCCTTTATGATAGATTATTTCCCTTCTTATTGCAATAAGGGCAAATTTCCTTGGTAGTTTACTCCTTCTTATGGTATAGTATTAAATCAAAAGAGCTTCGCCCTATTTAGTTAAGGAGGGTAAATGATAAGGTTCGGTACCTCCGGCTGGCGAGGGATAATTGGGGAGGAGTTTACCTTCCACAACCTCCGCCTTCTGTGTCAGGCTATTGCCAATATATTGAGAGCGGACGGGAATTCAGAAAAAGGGGTGGTGATCGGTTATGATACCCGCTTTCTATCGGAAAGGTTTGCCCAGGAAGCGGCTAAGATATTTACCTTCAATCGGGTAAAGACCTATCTTACCCGTCGGGATGTGCCAACACCAGCCCTTTCCTACGAGGTGAGGAAGAGGGAGACGGCGCTTGGCTTGAACATCACTGCTTCCCACAATCCTCCGGAATACAACGGGGTGAAGCTCTTTACCGGCAACGGTGCCACTGCCCTTCCCGAATTCACCGACCGGGTAGAAGAGGAGGTGGTGCGGGTGGCAAAGGAGGGGATACGGAGCGAGTACTATCTGAGCGAGTATTACCTCGAGGAGATAGACCCGAGGGAGGAATATCTCTCCCTTCTTTCTGAGCGGGTGGACCTCGAACTAATAAGGAAATCGGGTTTGAAGATAGCCCTCGATCTCCTTTATGGAACGGCGCGGGAGTATCTCGATGAACTTCTACTTGAGGCTGGTTGCCCCCTCGAGGTGCTTCATAACTTCCGTGATCCCTACTTCGGGGGATATAGCCCGGAGTCGAAGAAGGAGAACCTTCTTGAGCTGAGGAAGGTACTTCGGGAGAGGGATTGTCAGCTTGGGCTTGCCACCGATGCCGATTCCGATCGCTTCGGGGTGCTCGATGAGGGTGGGGATTACATTGCCCCAAACTACATTCTTGCCCTCCTCTTTCGTTATCTTCTTAAATCGAGGAAGATGAAAGGGGGAGTGGCGCGGAGTGTAGCTACCACCCACCTGATCGATGCCATTGCTGAGAGGAGCGAGATTGAGGTCTATGAGACCCCGGTCGGCTTCAAGTATATTGGAGAGCTCATCCTCGAGGATAAGATAATCCTTGGGGGAGAAGAGAGTGCTGGCCTTTCCATAAAGGGGCATATCCCGGAGAAGGATGGGATATTGGCTTGCCTCTTGGTGGCGGAGATGGCTTCTTATTACAAGAAGAAGCTCCTTCATCTCCTGGAGGATATCTATCGGGAAGTGGGAAGGAGGTTCTTCCAGCGAAAGGTTCAGATAAGTTCTGCTTCCCATCTGGAGAAGAAGGTGAAGGAGAGGATGTCATCACCCCCTTCTGAGTTTGCCCGGAGGAAGGTGGTCAAGGTGAGCGATGTGGATGGTCTTAAACTCGTCTTCGAGGATGGGAGCTGGTTTCTTATCCGCTTTTCCGGTACCGAGCCGGTGATCCGCCTCTATGCAGAGGGGGAGACGCCGGACAAGGTCGATGAACTCATAGATTTTGGAAGGAGATATTTCCTTGAGGCTTAGTGGAGGAGGTCTTCGCTGATGATAATAGAGGATGTTTATGCTCGAGAGATCCTCGATTCCCGAGGAAATCCCACCGTTGAGGTGGAGGTAGTGCTTGAAGGTGGTGTTATGGGTAGGGCTGCGGTGCCCTCTGGAGCGTCAACCGGTGAGCGAGAGGCGATTGAACTCAGAGATGGCGATCCTGCCCGTTATTCGGGTAAAGGGGTGCAGGAGGCAGTTCGTAATGTAAATTCGATTATCGCTGATGCCATTATCTCCGAGGAGATGGAGGCGGTGGATCAACTTGGTATTGATCGACTTTTGATAGAGCTCGATGGAACGGAAAACAAGAGCCGTCTTGGGGCAAATGCCATCCTCGGGGTAT from Acidobacteriota bacterium encodes:
- a CDS encoding glycyl radical protein encodes the protein MNERVKKLREQSVNTAPYISAERAELITEFYAKNMGNRLSEPVRRALAFKYILENKEICINDGELIVGEKGPAPKATPTYPELCCHSLEDLEILNSRRRTPFIVSDEVRKVYKEKIIPFWRGKTIREAIFSSMSREWLDAFEAGVFTEFMEQRAPGHAILDDKIYKKGLLDLKQEIRRAREALDFFNDPLAYDKDQELQAMEIAADALIRFAERYAEKARELAEKEDDPERRKELTRIAEICSWVPAHPPRDFWEALQMYWFVHLGVTIELNTWDSFNPGRLDQHLYPFYKRGLAEGTLTKERAKELLECFWIKFNNQPAPPKVGITEEQSATYTDFALINVGGLKKDGSDATNELSYLILDVIDEMRLVQPSSCVQLSKKNPDSLLKRALKIIKTGFGQPSIFNTDVIIQEFLRAGKSIEDARSGGPSGCVTISAFGKESCILTGYMNWVKIFEITLNNGVDPNTGKKIGLATGDPTKFKTFAEVMEAYKKQLKHFVDIKIKGNNIIERIYATRMPAPFMSLLFDDCIEKGEDYHSRGPRYRTTYIQGVGVGTLTDSMSAIKYHIFDKKNFTMEELLDALRKNFEGKEDIRLRLVNETPKYGNDDDYADDIMKELFEAYFEVLDGRPNTKGGKYRVNLLPTTVHIYFGQVVGATPNGRRAGMPLSDGISPSQGADTKGPTAVIKSVAKLDHARTGGTLLNQKFMPDLLKDEEGINKLLHLIRAFFKLDGHHIQFNVVSAETLKEAQRKPEEYRNLIVRVAGYSDYFCHLGTDLQNEIIARTEHKTL
- a CDS encoding glycyl-radical enzyme activating protein; the encoded protein is MIKGVIFDIKRYSIHDGPGIRTTVFLKGCPLACFWCHNPESQKPEPELMFWRGRCIGCGRCILACPNKAISSSNGFPTTDPERCKLCGVCVSVCPANAREMVGKEATVDEVMEEVEKDIIFYDESGGGVTFSGGEPLAQPEFLYALLSACKEKGIHTAVDTSGYADTNELLRLIKKTDLFLYDIKLMNEKRHKRYTGVDNELILKNLEVLSSAGSRIFIRIPLIPGINDDRDEIRAIAEFVSRLRGVEEIDILPYHKGGVEKGRRLISRGREFKAQPPSEERISQVVDELRGFGIRVKVGG
- a CDS encoding GntR family transcriptional regulator codes for the protein MRKKEIINLKLLREQVYDYLRSEMNKGNLLPGSFINLNRLSRELGISKTPLRDALIQLDSEGFVTILPRRGVLVNRLTLKDIKDSYQIIGALASSVLLEVFDKLSSGHIEKMKKLNLEMQKAIEKDNFDLYYEKNLAFHNVYLDLSQNERLVRWVMTLKQRLYDFPRRKGYVREWEEASIKEHEELIRLIEEGDREGAARFLRDVHWGFEVQKRFIKRYYSFYENEIKEKA
- a CDS encoding 6-carboxytetrahydropterin synthase, whose protein sequence is MKGKKLFLSGFFYASHQLRLPGGRKEPLHRHRFKIEAVVERGRDSFPLPELIRAFEESIRPFDEANVNEIPEFKEELNPSTENMAYYLFGRLERLLPKNCHLRKVTLWETEDSAASYIVVGVL
- a CDS encoding (Fe-S)-binding protein yields the protein MYPEYHLEALPEDVLFRCVKCGLCRSVCPVFDVLRVEPAVARGKLALVEKKVAGEIPERKELLKVLSLCLLCGTCQANCPMSVDYLRIMLPARKELSDTFGVPLTRRLILSAFHPALWQRFLFSLGRILQKIFLRKIPKESGLRLRFPIPFLRYHKIFPPIASRFFIPRYQGENEGEGKIRGKIGFFVGCATNYLLPEVGEKTIALLTKAGFTVVVPRDQVCCGLPASYSGMSKLANKLAQKNISAFEKTDVETIVTACATCGGALKHYYQFKNRKGKEIKVMDITEFIYHHRELFHFLPKEKDSLTTYHDPCHLKKVQGIEEEPRKLLSLSLGEKFKEMKGADLCCGFGGLFSILYPEVATKINQKKIEKIKESGAEVVATDCPGCIIYLREGVMRNRLSIRVRHIVEILSEHLEEEKTASLSSVERKETLD
- a CDS encoding divalent-cation tolerance protein CutA yields the protein MEKKVIIFTTTETEKEAEKIANALLEDRIAACVNIIPKIRSRYWWQGKIEKSGETLLLIKTKENLVSRVEERIKSLHSYECPEVVAIEISEGSADYLDWIEQTLI
- a CDS encoding phosphoglucomutase/phosphomannomutase family protein is translated as MIRFGTSGWRGIIGEEFTFHNLRLLCQAIANILRADGNSEKGVVIGYDTRFLSERFAQEAAKIFTFNRVKTYLTRRDVPTPALSYEVRKRETALGLNITASHNPPEYNGVKLFTGNGATALPEFTDRVEEEVVRVAKEGIRSEYYLSEYYLEEIDPREEYLSLLSERVDLELIRKSGLKIALDLLYGTAREYLDELLLEAGCPLEVLHNFRDPYFGGYSPESKKENLLELRKVLRERDCQLGLATDADSDRFGVLDEGGDYIAPNYILALLFRYLLKSRKMKGGVARSVATTHLIDAIAERSEIEVYETPVGFKYIGELILEDKIILGGEESAGLSIKGHIPEKDGILACLLVAEMASYYKKKLLHLLEDIYREVGRRFFQRKVQISSASHLEKKVKERMSSPPSEFARRKVVKVSDVDGLKLVFEDGSWFLIRFSGTEPVIRLYAEGETPDKVDELIDFGRRYFLEA